The region aAGGCCGCCCGgggagccggcccggccccggcggcggccagGGGCGGGGCGCCGGTATCTGCGCCCGCCGGCGACGCCTCGGCTCTGGGGCGGTTGTCAGGGGAAACGCAGCCTCGCCGCCGGCACCTTCCCGCTCCGGCGCCGAGGGCCCCGAGCGGAGTCCGTCGGGGCGAGCGGAGGGAGCCGCACTACGCTGCGCAGGACGCTCGCACGGGAGAACGCCGGCAGCGGTCGTCGTCGACGGcgggcgccggcccggccgcgcgaGGCCCAGGAGAGCGCGCGGGGCGGGGAaggcgcgggcgggcgccgccgccgccgccgcctcctcctcctcctcctgccggCCCCTCCGCGGCAGGGCTGCTCCGAGCAggagcggggccggcagcggatccgccccggggcgccggcgcccgaGGCCGCCCGTTcctgccccccgccccagcaCAAACACGGGGCAGTTTCCGAATCCCGGCCCGCTCCGGCGGCGGAGGGAGCCCGGGGacgcgccggcgccgcgcggacACCTACCACAGGTCACTTTGGTGGGGGTGGGGGCCTCCGgctggggggcgggggccgccttggccccccgccgccggctgAGCGCGCTGGCCCTCGTCCTGCCTCTGCTCACCCGCTTCCGCTTGCTGGACGtggaggctgggggggggtcGCGGGGGCGGTGAGCGGCGCTGCCCCACGCCCACGGCCctcgtgggggggggggggcggcggggggcttCCGGGGCGGCCGCTCCTACCTGTCTCCCAGTGCTCGTGCCGCGGCTCGGCGGAGGCGGAGCTGAGGCAGCTGTCGACCTGCCGGTCGGAGGCGGCGACCGAGGGGCCGTAGGTGTAGCGCTCGGGGGACACTGAgggcggggaagggggggggtcGTGagcggccccgctcgcccccccccgcccctcccgaGCCCGCTGCGCCGGAGCGCGGCCGGTACCTGTGCGCGGCCGCTTCAGCGCGGCGTAGGGCAGCAGGTCGTGCCGCGTGAGCACCcgcaggagctgcagcagctgccggAAGTTGGTTTCGTCGCAGAGCCCGCGGcgctccagctccagcaggagctccaccccgctgcggggccggcggcgctcgCCCGCCGCCTCCCAGCCCCCCTCGGCCCGGCAGGgacgccggcggcgccggcgccagCTCTCCAGGAGGGGCGAGGGCGGCTGCGCGCCCGCCTCGTCCTCGCCCGCCACCGCCCACAGCGCGGGGTCCAGCGGGTGCAGCCCCGGCTGCGTCTCGTCCAGCAGGAAGGAGAGCACGGCCACGTCGTTCTCCGTCAGCTGCGCGCCGATCACCTCGAAGAGGTGGTGCAGCGAGATCATGCCGTAGTACTCCAGGCACTCGTCCTCCTCCCACGCCTGCGAGATCACCGGCCGCCGGGGCTCCGCCATGGGCGCCGCGGAGCGCGACTCGAGGCGCTCGGAGGTCCCTCGCCGGAAGACTCGCGAGGAACCGGACTGCAGCGAGTGCAGCTGCGACAGGGCTCGGAGGGACTCCACCGCCAAAGCTTTCGGGGCTCGACCAGGCCGAAACGGGGGCAGCTCCGCCGGAGCCCGCGGGCGGAAACGCCGGGATCCGCTGGAAAGCGCCGCAGCAGGGCGGCTCTGCCTGGGCTCCCGCAGACTGCCGAGAAGGGAGGCGGCGCAGGCTCaggcggccccggcagccctcGGGGTCAAGCGGCACCTGCGGGAGGAGCCAGCGGCGGGGTGAGCGGGAGCTGGGGGCGGCCAGCGAGACGCCGAGCAAgagccggcccggcgcggccgcgaAGCCAAGGGCGGCCGCGACTCCGGCGCTCGGGCAGCGCCTCCGCCGAGCCCCCTGCGGCCCCCCCCCGCGGCGGAGGCAGGGCCAGGCGCGCCgggggagggagcggggagggaggggccGCCCGGCGCTAATcgctgcccccaggcccccgcggggcccccgccCTGCGCCGCAAAATGCTGTTTCACGGCCGCGGCGCGAGGGCCCCGGCACCGCGCGGGGGCAGCACTGCGGCAGCCGGAGGAcgcggctccgctccgcacCCACCCCCCGCCTTGGTTaaagccggggggggggaaggatcCTCCGTGGGGCACCCGCAGCGGGCGCGGCCCCCCCGCACCAGGACGCTCCAGCCCTGCGGCCTCCCCAGCACCGGCGCGGCTGCCCGCTGCCGCGATctcgcctccccccccccgccgagCCCGCCGCTAGGAGCagggccgcccccccccccgccacgaTCTCAACCCCCACAACAGCCATTTTCTCACCTCACCCCCCAACACAGGGCGCTACAGCAACCGTTTCCCGGCAGATTCACCCCAAACATTCTCCCCCCCAAGCCGGCTACTCCTGGTCACGCAACCAGCTCAGTTCCGCCGCACGCCGAGGCCCCCCCGCCCCACTGCCCATTCCCTCGGAACAGCCCCCAGAACGGggctgctgccccctccccgggcaGGCCGCAGCTTTGCCCCCACAACCGCCACAACGGCCGTTCCCCCTCCCTCGACCACCACAACGGCCCTTCCCCCCGCCATGACGGCCGTTCCCCTCCCCCATAACCACCGTGACGGCTGCTACTTCCTCCACGACCACCACGACGGCCGCTTCCCCGCCGCCGTGATCCCCGTGACAGCAGCTTCCCCCCGGCCATGACGCCCACGACGGCCCTTCCCCCCCGCCCTGACCACCATGACAGCTGTTACTCCCCCCACAACCACCATGACAGCCGCTTCCCCCTGCCATGACCCCCACGATGGCTGTTTCCCCGGCCATAACCCCCACGACGGCTGCTTTCCCTCACCGTGACCCTCATGATGGCCACTTCCTCCCCTTCCACAGCCATCATGACAATTGTTCCCCCCCGTGGCCGCCATGACGGCCACCCCTCCCCATGACggccattcccccccccccatggcgGCCATGACaagtgttccccccccccatgacCACCATGACAAGTGTTCCCCCTCCCATGGCCACCATCAGGGCCGCTCCCCCCGCACGGCCGCCATGACGGCCGCTCTCCCCCCCATGACCGCCATGACAAATGTTCCCCCCCATGGCCACCATGACGcccgttccccccccccccccataacgGCCGTTCCCCCCTCCACGGCCGCCATGACAgccgttcccccccccccccttagcCGCCATGACGGCCGTTCCCCCCTCCACGGCCGCCATGACAgccgttcccccccccccttagcCGCCATGACGGCTGCTCCCGCCTCCACGGCCGCCATGACAGccgtttcccccccccccgccttaGCCGCCATGACAGccgtttccccccccccttagcCGCCATGACAGCCGTTTCCCCCCCATAACGGCCGTTCCCCCCCCCTTAGCCGCCATGACGGCTGCTCCCCCCTCCACGGCCGCCATGACAGCCGTTCCCCCCCCCTTAGCCGCCATGACGGCTGCTCCCCCCTCCACGGCCGCCATGACAGCCGTTCCCCCCCCTTAGCCGCCATGACGGCTGCTCCCCCCTCCACGGCCGCCATGACGGCcgctcctcctccctccccgcccAGTCCCCACGAACAGCCCCCGCACAACACCCCCAAACTAGGCCTTTTCCCACAGAAACACCGTCCCGCCCGCAGCCTCccagcggccgccgcggcccagccgctgccgcctccctcaccccgctcccgccgccgccgcctccgccgctc is a window of Rhea pennata isolate bPtePen1 unplaced genomic scaffold, bPtePen1.pri scaffold_173, whole genome shotgun sequence DNA encoding:
- the DEDD2 gene encoding DNA-binding death effector domain-containing protein 2, translated to MAEPRRPVISQAWEEDECLEYYGMISLHHLFEVIGAQLTENDVAVLSFLLDETQPGLHPLDPALWAVAGEDEAGAQPPSPLLESWRRRRRRPCRAEGGWEAAGERRRPRSGVELLLELERRGLCDETNFRQLLQLLRVLTRHDLLPYAALKRPRTVSPERYTYGPSVAASDRQVDSCLSSASAEPRHEHWETASTSSKRKRVSRGRTRASALSRRRGAKAAPAPQPEAPTPTKVTCDIRLRVRAEYCEHEAALRQNVASNRAPRLERQLDLFGQASTVLKSRDLGSIICDIKFSELSYLDAFWSDYMNGSLLEALKGVFLTDSLKEAVGQEAIRLLVNVDEDDYEEGRRLLLESLGGP